In a genomic window of Pseudomonadota bacterium:
- a CDS encoding enoyl-CoA hydratase/isomerase family protein, whose product MSDTVDVIDHEGGVRELRMARPPVNALDPHLIATLRDQIKAAGGEAGAVVISGRPGMFTAGLDVPTLLQLDRPTIATVWEDFIDLMHTIAASAVPVVAAITGHSPAGGAVLAVFCDYRIMAEGKYTIGLNEVQVGLPVPPVVVDAYARLVGAARAERLLSLAALLPPDDALEAGLVDEVVAVDEVVPRALEEARRLAAFPPIAQRETRRYARHALLTRFEVLRQEGLGQRMAEVWFSDETQASMKALVARLAKR is encoded by the coding sequence ATGAGTGACACCGTGGATGTGATCGACCACGAGGGCGGCGTGCGGGAACTGCGCATGGCGCGCCCGCCGGTCAACGCCCTGGACCCTCACCTGATCGCGACGCTGCGCGACCAGATCAAGGCGGCGGGGGGTGAGGCCGGCGCCGTGGTCATCTCCGGGCGGCCGGGCATGTTTACCGCCGGCCTCGACGTGCCCACCCTGTTGCAGCTCGATCGGCCGACGATCGCTACCGTGTGGGAGGACTTCATTGACCTCATGCACACGATCGCTGCGAGTGCCGTGCCCGTGGTGGCGGCGATCACCGGCCATAGCCCCGCCGGCGGTGCCGTACTCGCCGTGTTCTGCGACTACCGCATCATGGCGGAGGGCAAGTACACGATCGGGCTGAACGAAGTGCAGGTGGGGCTGCCCGTGCCGCCCGTCGTGGTCGACGCCTACGCTCGGCTGGTGGGCGCTGCACGGGCCGAGCGCCTGCTGAGCCTCGCGGCGTTGCTACCCCCCGACGACGCGCTCGAGGCCGGTCTGGTCGACGAGGTGGTGGCGGTGGACGAGGTGGTGCCCCGGGCGCTGGAGGAGGCGCGTCGCCTAGCGGCGTTTCCGCCGATTGCGCAGCGCGAGACGAGGCGCTACGCGCGCCATGCGCTGCTCACGCGCTTCGAGGTGCTGCGCCAGGAAGGGCTCGGCCAGCGCATGGCGGAGGTCTGGTTCAGCGATGAGACGCAGGCCTCCATGAAGGCGTTGGTAGCGCGCCTTGCCAAGCGCTGA
- the surE gene encoding 5'/3'-nucleotidase SurE: MKVLISNDDGYRAPGIRALRDAIAPLVEQTVIVAPDRNRSGASNSLTLEQPIRVWKDAEDVYFTNGTPTDCVHLAVTGGLFDFEPDMVISGINHGPNLGDDVLYSGTVAAAMEGRFLGLPAIAMSSSSPRSRFMPTGAHVAAELVRRLIDDPLPADTILNVNVPAVAVEELRGYRSTRLGHRHKAEPAIASTDPRGARIYWVGPAGEEQDAGEGTDFHALTEHCVSITPLQVDLTRHSALPSLAGWVSELGA, from the coding sequence ATGAAGGTCCTGATCAGTAACGACGATGGTTATCGCGCGCCGGGCATCCGCGCCTTGCGCGATGCGATCGCGCCGCTTGTCGAGCAGACGGTGATCGTCGCGCCCGACCGCAATCGCAGCGGCGCCAGCAACTCGCTCACCTTGGAGCAACCCATCCGCGTCTGGAAGGATGCGGAGGACGTCTACTTCACCAACGGCACGCCGACCGATTGTGTGCACCTCGCCGTGACCGGGGGGCTGTTCGACTTCGAGCCGGACATGGTGATCTCCGGCATCAATCATGGACCTAATCTCGGCGATGACGTGTTGTACTCGGGCACTGTCGCCGCCGCGATGGAGGGGCGCTTTCTCGGCTTGCCCGCCATCGCGATGTCCTCGAGCTCGCCGCGCAGTCGCTTCATGCCAACGGGCGCCCATGTGGCGGCCGAGCTGGTGCGGCGCCTGATCGACGACCCCTTGCCCGCAGACACGATCCTGAACGTCAACGTGCCCGCGGTCGCCGTCGAGGAGCTTCGCGGCTATCGCAGCACGCGCCTCGGCCATCGACACAAGGCGGAGCCGGCGATCGCATCGACCGATCCACGCGGTGCACGGATCTATTGGGTAGGACCCGCCGGCGAGGAGCAGGACGCGGGGGAGGGGACGGACTTTCACGCCCTCACCGAACACTGCGTGTCCATCACCCCCTTGCAGGTCGATCTCACGCGCCATTCGGCGTTGCCGAGCCTCGCTGGCTGGGTGTCGGAGTTGGGCGCATGA
- a CDS encoding protein-L-isoaspartate(D-aspartate) O-methyltransferase, which produces MRGGDGYSSGIGMTSARTRERLVMRLAEQGITDTAVLDRMREVPRHLFVDEALASRAYEDSSLPIGHGQTISQPWVVARMTEAILATTPKPAKVLEIGTGCGYQTAVLAGLVRMVYSVERLAPLYERAREQLRALKLSNVHLRHGDGWQGWTTYAPYDAILCTAAPARVPAMLESQLAEGGRLVIPVGGRRAQQLLCIRRQGDHFEQEVLDPVVFVPLVEGRA; this is translated from the coding sequence ATGAGGGGCGGGGACGGATACTCGTCGGGCATCGGCATGACCTCGGCGCGTACGCGTGAGCGACTGGTCATGCGCTTGGCGGAGCAGGGCATCACGGATACGGCCGTGCTCGATCGGATGCGAGAGGTGCCTCGCCATCTGTTCGTTGACGAGGCCCTCGCCAGTCGCGCCTACGAGGACAGCTCCCTGCCCATCGGCCATGGCCAAACCATCTCCCAGCCCTGGGTGGTGGCGCGGATGACCGAAGCGATTCTGGCAACGACGCCCAAGCCCGCAAAGGTGCTCGAGATCGGTACCGGTTGCGGCTACCAGACCGCGGTGCTGGCAGGTCTCGTGCGCATGGTCTACAGCGTCGAGCGCTTGGCCCCGCTTTACGAGCGTGCTCGCGAGCAGCTGCGCGCCCTGAAACTCTCGAACGTGCACCTGCGCCACGGCGACGGCTGGCAGGGCTGGACCACCTACGCCCCTTACGACGCGATCCTCTGCACGGCGGCGCCGGCACGGGTGCCGGCGATGCTCGAGTCCCAGCTCGCCGAAGGCGGTCGCCTGGTCATCCCCGTCGGCGGACGTCGGGCGCAGCAGCTCCTGTGCATTCGCCGCCAGGGCGATCACTTCGAGCAGGAGGTGTTGGACCCGGTGGTGTTCGTGCCCTTGGTCGAGGGCCGCGCTTGA
- a CDS encoding peptidoglycan DD-metalloendopeptidase family protein — protein sequence MKLPPRRVGVALAAWATLLLLNACVIVTQDDTPYQPAKPTHYTVLPGDTLYSIAFRLKLDWRDLARWNGLDNPSLIHPGQRLVLSEPSGAKRRSKSTRVARGTPPSTSSRSPTPKPSTKPPKGTAATPAPTSPPKRTPAPTNSVASSLSWRWPASGPLVATFSDPAEAGRGIDVGGKKGDGVRAAASGRVVYTGSGLRYYGNLVIIKHDDTFLSAYGYNDALLVSQGDDVRAGQRIARMGLGPGQQPRLHFEIRVNGKPVDPLRYLPARDRGR from the coding sequence GTGAAGCTGCCTCCGCGGCGTGTGGGCGTCGCCCTGGCCGCCTGGGCGACGCTGCTGCTACTCAACGCGTGCGTGATCGTGACCCAGGACGACACGCCCTACCAGCCCGCTAAACCCACGCACTACACGGTGTTGCCCGGCGACACGCTCTACTCGATCGCCTTTCGCTTGAAGCTCGACTGGCGTGACCTCGCCCGTTGGAACGGCCTCGACAACCCCTCCCTGATTCACCCTGGTCAGCGCCTGGTGCTGAGCGAGCCGTCAGGTGCCAAGCGGCGCAGCAAGTCGACGCGAGTCGCCCGTGGCACTCCCCCGTCCACCTCCAGCAGGTCGCCGACGCCTAAGCCATCGACTAAGCCACCCAAGGGCACCGCGGCGACGCCAGCACCTACGTCACCGCCGAAGCGTACGCCGGCGCCAACCAACTCTGTGGCGTCCTCCTTGAGCTGGCGCTGGCCCGCCAGTGGCCCCCTGGTGGCCACCTTCAGCGACCCCGCCGAGGCGGGACGCGGTATCGACGTCGGTGGCAAGAAGGGAGACGGCGTACGCGCCGCCGCGAGCGGCCGAGTGGTGTACACGGGCAGTGGCCTGCGCTATTACGGCAACCTGGTGATCATCAAGCACGACGATACCTTCTTGAGCGCCTACGGCTACAACGACGCGCTCCTCGTCTCCCAGGGGGATGACGTGCGGGCAGGGCAGCGCATCGCTCGCATGGGCCTCGGTCCTGGGCAGCAGCCCCGCCTGCACTTCGAGATCCGCGTCAACGGCAAGCCCGTCGATCCTCTGCGCTACCTGCCGGCCCGCGATCGCGGTCGTTGA
- a CDS encoding YqaA family protein has product MGRAGTPQATWYLGGLSFAESSFFPIPPDVMLIPMTLARPTRAWFLAAITTATSVAGGLFGYLIGVLAIESITPFLERAGYVDAYELARSWFDRWGLLAVLAAGFSPIPYKVFTIAAGALGMFLPGFVLMSLLGRGARFFLVAGLMKAGGPAMEAAVRRHVEWLGWALVLVIAVLIVALTIGH; this is encoded by the coding sequence ATGGGCCGGGCCGGCACGCCGCAGGCCACCTGGTACCTCGGCGGCTTGAGCTTCGCCGAGTCGTCCTTCTTCCCCATCCCGCCAGACGTCATGCTGATCCCGATGACCCTGGCGCGCCCGACGCGGGCTTGGTTTCTGGCCGCGATCACCACCGCCACGTCGGTGGCCGGCGGCTTGTTCGGCTACCTGATCGGCGTGCTCGCCATCGAGAGCATTACGCCGTTCCTCGAGCGTGCTGGATACGTCGACGCCTACGAGCTCGCTCGTAGCTGGTTCGACCGATGGGGTTTGTTAGCCGTATTGGCAGCGGGGTTCTCGCCGATCCCGTACAAGGTGTTCACCATTGCCGCGGGCGCCCTCGGTATGTTCCTGCCGGGCTTCGTGCTGATGTCATTGCTCGGGCGCGGAGCACGCTTCTTCCTGGTGGCCGGGTTGATGAAGGCGGGCGGTCCCGCTATGGAGGCCGCCGTACGCCGTCACGTGGAGTGGCTGGGGTGGGCCCTGGTGCTCGTCATCGCCGTGCTGATCGTGGCGCTCACCATCGGGCACTGA
- a CDS encoding Smr/MutS family protein codes for MAGGDDADEQQQEAQRLFREAMRDVRRLEAEDPPDVLMRARDPVRPRPRPSDAPSAADRTPTPSAMADAFAAQNLPRVGRGEPLEYRAPGVATSTLRQLRRGQYRVEGGVDLHGLTTARATKVLSDFMAEAREERARCIKVVHGKGIGSGDRGPVLKTLVNAWLREQPNVLAFVSAPTEDGGTGAVYVLLRRPRRDAES; via the coding sequence ATGGCCGGCGGCGACGACGCTGACGAACAGCAGCAGGAGGCGCAGCGCCTGTTTCGCGAAGCGATGCGCGATGTGCGCCGGCTGGAGGCGGAGGATCCACCCGACGTGCTCATGCGCGCGCGCGATCCTGTGCGTCCGCGGCCGCGACCGTCCGACGCACCCTCGGCGGCGGATCGAACGCCCACCCCAAGCGCCATGGCCGACGCGTTCGCCGCGCAGAACCTTCCGAGGGTGGGACGGGGCGAGCCCCTCGAGTACCGTGCCCCCGGTGTCGCCACCTCCACCTTGCGACAGCTGCGGCGAGGTCAGTATCGGGTGGAGGGAGGCGTCGATCTGCACGGCCTCACCACCGCCCGGGCCACGAAAGTGCTGAGCGACTTCATGGCGGAGGCGCGCGAGGAACGGGCGCGTTGCATTAAAGTGGTACACGGCAAGGGGATCGGAAGCGGCGATCGTGGGCCCGTGCTCAAGACCCTCGTCAACGCCTGGCTGCGCGAGCAGCCCAACGTCCTCGCCTTCGTCTCGGCGCCAACCGAAGACGGCGGCACCGGCGCGGTCTACGTACTCCTACGCCGACCGCGGCGCGACGCCGAGAGCTGA